From Triticum aestivum cultivar Chinese Spring chromosome 7B, IWGSC CS RefSeq v2.1, whole genome shotgun sequence:
GTGCCTTACTCTGAAGGAATCTCCTAATCATGCCATGCTGTCTACTGTTCGGAAAAAGTGAGCATAGTTAAGTCTTACAAAATTTACAAGCCAAGTTCATAACTGGTCAATCAGTGGAAAAATCATTAACTCAAGTAATGTCGACATAAGTTAGAACCACTTATGGGTAAGCATGCATATTTCTGATAGATATCTCCATTGCATCTTGATTAATCAATCATGGTACTTGTGGATCCAACAGGGCAATCATGTACTTGTGAACCTTGTCCTTTTTCCTAACTCCAAACCTGAAGTCACCAAAACAATGAATCAGCTAGTGGATGAACCATTACATCACCTATAAATGGATATACGATATGAAAAATATTTTTATGACTAATCTTGTTATCACATTTTCGCAGAATTTTACTACCCGAAGATAGAAAAGTTACAATTTTACTTAGAAAAGTACACATAAAGACACAAGCAAAAATACTGTGTAGAAGTGAACTTTTCTCATTCACAGGTAAAACATAACTTTAAACATGTGCAAGTATACCATAGAGAACTCTATGTGCAGTAGCTGGTAAGATTTGGTTCGCAGATCGCTTCGTTGAATCCTTTCTAGGAGTATGATTTTGAGATTTTCTCATCTGACAACAGATTTTCCATCGTGAGACAGAGCACTTCCCTGACCGGCGGCACCGACGTGCCGCTATCCGTATCGGGCAGGCTGTCTGCGTTCAGGCTCAACGAGTCCCAGACTGGCGCCATACTGAGCTGTGTGTCTGCGGTGCagcgtggcggtggcggtggtggtgcgaGCACCAAGGTTAGCCTCATCTGGGGGCCGCCTGGCACGGGCAAAACCAAGACCATCACCGTGCTGCTGCTGTCGGCGATGAAGATGAAATGGCGGGTCTTGACGTGCGCGCCGACCAACACCGCCGTCTGCCAGCTGGCGTCGCGCCTCCTGGCGCTGAGAAGGAAGCACCCCGATCCCGATGCCTGCGCTGGAATGGGCCACGGCGATCTGCTGCTGTTTGGCAACAGGCAACGTATGCACATCGCCGACGATCTCGACCACATCTTCCTGGACACTTGTGTGAAGCTGCTATCAGAGTGCTTCTCGCCGGGGACAGGTTGGAGGCGGTGTCATTTTTCACTGGAAGCGTTTCTGCGCGGCCAAATAGCCATGATCAAGCCGGAGGATGGCACAGAACCAGTAGTACTCAAGTACTACTCCTTCCCCACGTCACAGTTCCACCGGATCTTCGATGAGCTTAGCAAGTGTTTGAAGACAATCATGTCTCATGTGTCAACTCTGGAGAAGAACTACAGCAACATTGCTTTGCTCAGCAAGATGCTCCGCGACTTCAGCAAGCTGCCGGGCGTTCAGAAACAAGTCCCCACGTCATCGAGACAGCTGAAACGGCAATGCCATGGTTTAAGAATGGGTTGCCACTCGGAACAAACAGTTGGTGCCATGAGGGAGAAAATGCCAGCAATTTTAGACGTCACGAGAGATCTGTTACGGGACCGGAACCTTCCTGTGACGAAAGAATTTTCCGAGATCAAGAAGTTTTGCATCCAAAGCGCCTCGGTCATTTTATGCACTGTGTCTGGCTCGTCTAAGCTGGAGGGGGAGAAGATGGATCTGCTTCTGATCGATGAGGCTGCACAGCTCAAGGAATGTGAATCCCTCATCCCGTTGCAAGTCTTCGGACTCAAGCATGCAGTTCTTATCGGTGACGAGCGCCAACTGCCGGCCATGGTCCAAAGCAAGGTCCATGCCTTTCATATACCACGTACTTGTTACTCCCAAGTATTAGTTTTAAATTGCATCTACCTATATTTTTGTGACATCTCTTGCAGATTTCAGATAAGGCGTTGCTGGGCAGGAGCCTGTTTGAAAGACTGGGTTTACTCGGACACAAGAAGCACCTCCTCAACATGCAGTACAGGATGCACCCTTCCATAAGCATCTTCCCCAACTTGAGCTTCTACGACAGGCAAATCTTGAATGGCCCCAATGTGTTGGAGACGAAGCACCAACGTAGTTACCTTCCTGGTGCAATGTTCGGGCCATACTCGTTCATCAACATCGACGGTGTGGAAGACCGCGGCCGCAGCAAGACAAACATGTCTGAGGTGACCGCCATCCTGCAAATACTGCAGAGTCTCAAGAAAGGTTTCACTTCCACTGAATGTATTTTCTGCTACTGCTGAGCTATATGTGCACCTACGTCCGCATGCCAATTCATGTCATGGTGTTTGTCGTGCAGCTTGTAACAGAGCTGGGAAGTTGGTTAGCGTGGGCGTCATATGCCCATACACTGCTCAGGTGGAGGCGATTAAGGGGGGGATAGGGGATGTGAAGGAGATGCGCCCACTGGTTCTTCGCGTCAACACCGTGGATGGGTTCCAGGGCAGCGAAGAAGACGTTATCATCCTCTCCACCGTCAGGTCCAACAGCACCGGCTCCGGTGGCTTCCTGTCGAACCGGCGACGTGCCAACGTCGCCTTGACGAGGGCAAGGTACGGACGCACAGGCTACAGCTGAACTTCTAATCATTGCATTAAATAGAGGGCTAAGCCAAATAGCGAAGACTGCTAGTAACAAGGCTATAGCTATAGCCTAAAGTCCTCTTTTGATCCCGAgttcatatgctcccgcatgaacagtaaaatagaAAAGAAtagtaaaaatttcaaaaaaaaaatctgagTTTATTGTTTGGATGAACATTGATGAATGTTCTAAGTGCGTGCAAAATTTCAGATTGAAATGACATTCGTAGAGGTCTGGGCAAAAAtaacaaaatcgatgctccaaaatgcttccaaCAAGTTTTTTTGGACCGTTGATTTTATTTTTTTCGCCCAAACCTTCACAAATGTCATTTCGACCTGAAATTTTGCACGCAGTTAGAAAATTTATCAATATTCATcacaaaaaaatcagatttttttgaatttttaactattttttgattttactgttcatgtggGAGCATATGAGCTCGTGATCAAATACTCCATGTCCGGCTATAGCTGTCTATTTCAGAACTTTTTCGCACAATTGTGCATGAATCCTATAGCGTTGCTATACACACGATAAAACTGCGCCCTACTTGTGCCCGATCCTACATGCCAGTGCTACAGCGCGTGTGCATTCACGAGATTTGAATGCGAAGACACTGTGGTTCGCAGATCGGGCAGCAAGTATTGTATGTCAAGCTATTGCGATTCTATAGTCAGCTAGTGGGTGTCATTTAGTGGCACCCAACTCAAACCGCTATAGGTCAGCTATTTGAAACTATGTTGTAATGCATGGTAACTGGAACGACCAGCTGATATATGTCCCCTCGATTGTCGTGGTTGCAGGCACTGCCTTTGGATCGTAGGCAACGCGGCGACACTAAGCAGCAGCGGCTCCATCTGGGGGGAGCTAGTACAGGATGCTGTGGAACGTCGTTGCATCTTCGACTGGGACAATGGCGAGGTCCTGTCTCCCGCAGTTTCTCGCCGCGCTCGTTTGATCGGGCCTGTACGTGGTGTGTTAGAAGAAGGGcgagagaggattggtggaatagttaatgtattgcttgagcctcgtgggcatatatatagaagtacaaagatcaacttggagtacaagacaaggcaggaccaaatcctagtctatcctatacttcctaataatcttatactcaacatcccccgcagtcacaacagtagcgacgcagacggtgagactggagaagaatccgaaggcaagccgacggacaccccccacagtcgtaacggtcgacgcatcgcggaagtcgtgactggagtggaaaccgacgaggttgctcaagcaggcggtagccctttgtgctgtttgttgatgtagccgagagcgtgtgtggtggagccgtggtcgaggtagccgtgcaaagaacgccgtggtcgatgtcgagtcggggtggccggtgtcgaggaagtcgccgtggagccgcgggcgcaaggaggcgccgagttagtcatgggcgcagtggtgtcgaagtagtggtgtgccgggaagaagatgttgttgacgacgcgtcgcggcgggcTTGCCAAGCCCGGgaacacatcgtggacgaaggcacacaccggtgttgccagcaccgggcatgcgtagacagacgaagacgaagttgacgaagcgccgaccaggcttgccaggcccggggacacttcgtggatgaaggcacgcatcggtgttgcaagcaccgggcatgcgtagatgagggacctgcacgagctgtacgccatgtcggagaagtcggaggggccagcagagaagaactcgacgacgattgcggcgtccatcggcgcggggccgatgtcaccaacggtggtcggagtagacgaagtggtcggggtagatgacggcgacgctggcgacgggctggtgcttggacgaagacgaagggagtggacgggcggcggcggcggctacgaaggtagtggcggcggcggccaaagaagagcggcggcggcggcctgacggcggcggcggcggctaggttaggagtgcggcggcggtgctcgaagtaggtgaagaaccctgacagcgtgacgaagaccggcgcggacggtggtgtTCCCGCGCCAAGGGCGACAGCGCGGCGCATACCATGGGAGATCGACacgcggtgacggcggagtggaccgcgggccgcggcgctacggcccaaaggggtgtcgcagcggcggcaggcgggtcggggcgacggcgggaatacctcggggcggcggcggagaccgcgggccgcgacgctgcggccggaaggggcgacgcaacggcggttcgcgagtcggtgcaaccgcAGGGACGGCCTCGGAACGGCGgtgtggaccgcgtgccacgctcgctacggcccgacggggcgacgcagaggcggcgcgagggtcgatgcagccacgggacggcctagagcggacgccctcggggcggcgggggaccgcgggccgcggcactacggcccgaaggggcgacgcagcggtgacgcaggtcggtgcagccgggagaagaaccacggggcggcggcactgtggcccgacggggcgatgctgtggcagcccgatgctcgatcggtgaagaggcgcgctgaactcggggacggtcttcacgggacctgcggaggcgcgcgtaaccgacgggccaggtcggtcgcgcggcgtagatgaggcggatcgcggcggcaagcgggtgatcaagccgatcgcgcgcgaggtcggggatgccgctcggtggaggcgtggtggcggcggagtccgagatgaagaaggcggcgacgggcggcagggcggctatgatttgccgccgcatggcgcgaggccgccgggtcggggtgatgcaggagtcccggtcggagcagggcgatcacggccggcgtagatcgacgggcgggccgttacgcgaacggcggcggtgaagggccgccgcatgacgcgaggccgccgggtcggggcgaccggcgggcCGACGCACGGACGACGCGCGAGGCTGCCGAGTCGGGGTGACCGACGGGCAGACGcgcggacgacgcgcgaggccgccgggtcggtgaagaagcCGGTCAATCGCGCcagtgttggagtagaggcgcacggggtcgacgGCAGCGGTGGGCGACGGAAACCGGATCACATAGACCGGAAAACCAAAAAATAGACACCGATCAAGGCGACCGCGAGAGAGAGAAAatccggatcaaaggatcgggaaaaaagactctctagggcagccggccaacacggccggtggacgaaccctaggtacgggcggcgcggcccccggcggcggtcatggaggccgaccgccccggggccGGCGCGCGGGTGCGAAAGCGGCGGCGCGCGGGAGGCTTAACGTTTTGTGAAATTTTCAATAAACTATGTTTCCAtttaaaaatataaataaaagtaattaaatttatttttgaaTAAACTAGGGCGTGTTTGAGGCGAGATGTGCCGCTCCCAAGAAAAACGATCTGCTTGGCAGCCTCCATCGACCATCAGCGAACCACCTCTGAGCCTTTTAGAGGTTGAAGTGATTAGTGTCAACAAGTCTTACCGCCCTCCTCAAATTGATTATGGTCATCGAGTACGCGAAGTTGCGAGAAAAGACAGAAACTATAGAATGATAAAGAAGCTAAAGAATGATAAACTAGAAAGATCCTCCTGCCCAACTAGGCCCATGACAGCAGCAATTGCTCGGGCCTCCTGAGCTAGCCTCGAAAAATAAGCTCCTCTATTCCtctgaagaaagaaaaaaaagtgggtGTTCCCTTTAATTACTGTTTCCCTATAAACTAGGTAATTGCCCACCGGACCGGGGGCATAAATATCCAATTGGTTTCATATCAATCGTGTTTTGTTTCGGATCCTCGTGCACATCAAACAGCCTTGTCCATATTTTTAACCTTGAAATcatcctcctccttgtcctcccgTGTTCTTTGTCTCCCCAATCCGTTCTCACCATTGTCGTTAATGGTACATCCAGCTTGCAACCATCCAACCCTTCGACAATACCAAGGTATGTCGCTAACGGACAAACACCAAGTCAACATGTTGATTACTGTAAAAATACATCAGACTGATGTTCCTTAAAAATTGGCATCAAATACAAAAATGTAGAAATACTTATTGATTCATAGCTAGTACAACTGTAGAAAACAATATAGAAAAATAAACCTTCTAAAATGTGTGGTACGTGGTTTGCTTGCAGACATTCTTATATGTCCAAGTTTTTCAACATAAGTAAGATTCGATGTGCATGATGCATCAAATATAAACTGAAgtttggatggatggatgtgtaaTTGATCCAGTGCTGCATAGATCAAAATATTCGATGAAGCGTCCGCTCACGGGCCGTGTTATTTAGACCGTTCACATCAATCAATCGCACGGGGAAAATATTGCAGTGAAGCCCTCTATCTTGAACCCCGCAGTTCTGAATCTACATCTTATATGCCCATCACCTTTGCACTCAATAGGCCAACGACTGAATTTGCATAGTAGAAAATAACATCATTTACTAACTTTTCTCCTTAAAAGAACATTCAAATTCAATCGTAAAAACTCTTGCAGCAGCCCAATCTAAGTTAATTTGTCTGGTAGAGAAGTACCTGATGCCGGCGACAGGAGTAACGCCACACCCAGAGCGGCGAGACGGGCACCCAATAGCTATAGTTCGGCGTAACCACTTTGGCGAGCAGGCTATCTAGGGTGAGTGTTCGATCGGGCAACACTAATGTGCTGATGATTTAAG
This genomic window contains:
- the LOC123158752 gene encoding uncharacterized ATP-dependent helicase C29A10.10c-like — translated: MPLRPSDLASGNDGASYCLAQVLDVHKDSSSFVVRASQRVDDYVNSYAFVASLLSFIPYQRIWRCLRYRANDFFSVKRDDSVLKAIAGEAEEDSIQQLSTSLTGGTDVPLSVSGRLSAFRLNESQTGAILSCVSAVQRGGGGGGASTKVSLIWGPPGTGKTKTITVLLLSAMKMKWRVLTCAPTNTAVCQLASRLLALRRKHPDPDACAGMGHGDLLLFGNRQRMHIADDLDHIFLDTCVKLLSECFSPGTGWRRCHFSLEAFLRGQIAMIKPEDGTEPVVLKYYSFPTSQFHRIFDELSKCLKTIMSHVSTLEKNYSNIALLSKMLRDFSKLPGVQKQVPTSSRQLKRQCHGLRMGCHSEQTVGAMREKMPAILDVTRDLLRDRNLPVTKEFSEIKKFCIQSASVILCTVSGSSKLEGEKMDLLLIDEAAQLKECESLIPLQVFGLKHAVLIGDERQLPAMVQSKISDKALLGRSLFERLGLLGHKKHLLNMQYRMHPSISIFPNLSFYDRQILNGPNVLETKHQRSYLPGAMFGPYSFINIDGVEDRGRSKTNMSEVTAILQILQSLKKACNRAGKLVSVGVICPYTAQVEAIKGGIGDVKEMRPLVLRVNTVDGFQGSEEDVIILSTVRHCLWIVGNAATLSSSGSIWGELVQDAVERRCIFDWDNGEVLSPAVSRRARLIGPDFVRNILREIPTYARVKIGKN